A single region of the Silene latifolia isolate original U9 population chromosome 8, ASM4854445v1, whole genome shotgun sequence genome encodes:
- the LOC141595291 gene encoding uncharacterized protein LOC141595291 has product MGIRKELAPQENGKRAYLPPACYTLSKKEKTTVCECIRGIKVPHGYSSNMKNLVSMKDLRLIGLKSHDNHVIMQQFLPVSIRSVLPKDVRCAITRLCFFFNAIYSKVIDPDSLDKLQADVVETLCQLEMYFPPSFFDISLHLVVHLVREAKLLGPVHLRDMYAFERYMGILKGYTTNRYRSDASIVEGYIAGEVIGFCKDYLANVQPFGIPKSRHEGRLEGKGTIGAKWVSFNCEELSNAHFHVLQHLTEVHPYLEEHMQTLRVEHLLKSEKWLAEQHNKSFVKWFREKVLGELSNTPDTVGETVKWLAYGPNNEVKSFEGYDINGYCFYTERQDSKSKMQNSGVTVVASSTEFGTKGSTPVHSQMPYYGIIEDIWELQYATFTIPLFKCKWADSKKGLRVDEYGFTLVDFSRPGYKNEPLIMASQAKQVFYVADPVNDKWRIVLQGKRRILGVDDVEDEEEYDQFDDIPPFSDGLPGMPPQNDTLVNYVRDDHNEGIWKETN; this is encoded by the coding sequence ATGGGAATTCGGAAAGAGTTGGCACCACAAGAGAATGGAAAGCGTGCATATCTTCCTCCAGCTTGCTATACTTTGTCTAAGAAGGAAAAAACAACTGTGTGTGAGTGCATTCGTGGTATTAAGGTACCACATGGTTATTCTTCCAATATGAAAAATCTTGTTTCAATGAAGGATTTGAGGTTGATTGGTCTAAAATCTCATGATAATCATGTAATAATGCAACAGTTTTTGCCCGTTTCCATTCGATCAGTGTTGCCAAAAGATGTCAGATGTGCAATTACAAGACTTTGTTTTTTCTTTAATGCAATTTATAGCAAAGTGATTGATCCTGACTCACTTGATAAGTTGCAAGCAGACGTCGTTGAAACTTTGTGTCAGTTGGAGATGTATTTCCCCCCTTCATTTTTTGATATTTCATTACATTTGGTTGTACATTTGGTTAGGGAGGCTAAGCTATTAGGCCCCGTACACTTAAGGGATATGTATGCATTTGAGCGATATATGGGCATTTTAAAAGGGTATACAACTAATAGATATAGGTCGGATGCTAGTATTGTTGAAGGCTACATAGCCGGAGAGGTTATTGGGTTTTGTAAAGATTATTTGGCAAATGTTCAACCATTTGGGATTCCAAAATCTCGACATGAAGGAAGACTTGAGGGTAAAGGCACTATCGGAGCAAAATGGGTATCTTtcaattgtgaagaacttagtaATGCTCATTTCCATGTCTTACAACATCTCACTGAAGTTCATCCTTACCTAGAAGAACACATGCAAACATTAAGGGTGGAACATCTCTTAAAGAGTGAGAAATGGTTAGCTGAACAACATAACAAGTCCTTTGTGAAATGGTTTAGGGAAAAAGTGTTGGGTGAGTTGTCAAATACCCCTGACACGGTGGGTGAAACCGTTAAATGGTTAGCTTATGGCCCAAATAATGAAGTTAAATCATTTGAAGGGTATGATATTAATGGCTATTGTTTTTATACCGAGCGTCAAGATAGTAAGAGTAAAATGCAAAATAGTGGAGTTACTGTAGTGGCTTCCAGTACTGAATTTGGCACTAAAGGTAGTACACCTGTTCATAGTCAAATGCCCTATTATGGGATCATTGAAGACATATGGGAGTTGCAATATGCAACATTCACGATTCCGTTGTTCAAATGCAAATGGGCTGATAGTAAGAAAGGTTTACGCGTAGACGAGTATGGCTTTACATTGGTAGATTTTAGTAGGCCGGGGTACAAGAATGAGCCTCTTATAATGGCTTCACAAGCGAAACAAGTTTTCTATGTCGCGGACCCAGTAAATGATAAGTGGCGCATTGTGCTTCAAGGCAAGAGACGTATTCTTGGAGTGGATGATGTAGAAGACGAGGAAGAATATGATCAATTTGATGATATTCCTCCTTTTTCTGATGGATTGCCAGGAATGCCCCCTCAAAATGACaccttagttaattatgtaaGAGATGATCATAATGAGGGCATTTGGAAAGAGACAAATTAA
- the LOC141594390 gene encoding uncharacterized protein LOC141594390 — protein MQLPDDYDEYQSSCQSVDPVKIVERSTEIHVTPNLKELKESLGISPSAANKVGQTSKDCVIKPNPIELKEPTNCRLTCVHDGVISNVAEATVYPNEDDTELVHGTPLLVGNVRVSIDKVLEGTAPLPVPTEFLERVADAAGSFVQWPKELIVIGNEESLSIRPSTGKKQKRTSKGCVIKPTSAPNPIELTEPTKCRLTCVHDGVIFNVAEATVYPNEDDTELVHGTPLLVGNVRVSIDKVLEGTAPLPVPTEFLERVADAAESFVQWPKELIVIGDEVRIYQIL, from the exons ATGCAGCTACCAGACGATTATGATGAATATCAGAGTAGTTGTCAATCCGTGGACCCGGTCAAAATTGTAGAGAGGAGCACAGAAATACATGTCACTCCTAATCTTAAAGAATTAAAG GAATCACTTGGTATTAGTCCTTCGGCAGCCAATAAAGTAGGACAAACATCCAAAGATTGTGTCATCAAGCCTAATCCCATCGAGTTAAAG gAGCCAACAAATTGTCGACTAACTTGTGTTCATGATGGGGTGATTTCCAACGTTGCTGAAGCTACTGTTTACCCAAATGAAGATGACACGGAGTTAGTCCATGGTACGCCATTACTCGTTGGTAATGTGAGGGTGTCAATAGATAAAGTTTTGGAAGGTACTGCCCCACTTCCTGTTCCCACAGAATTTCTCGAGCGTGTAGCAGATGCGGCCGGAAGTTTTGTCCAGTGGCCCAAGGAGCTAATTGTGATTGGAAACGAG GAATCACTTTCTATTAGACCTTCAACTGGCAAGAAACAAAAAAGAACTTCCAAAGGTTGTGTCATCAAGCCAACAAGTGCGCCTAATCCCATCGAGTTAACG gAGCCAACAAAGTGTCGATTAACTTGTGTTCATGATGGGGTGATTTTCAACGTTGCCGAAGCTACTGTTTACCCAAATGAAGATGACACGGAGTTAGTCCATGGTACGCCATTACTCGTTGGTAATGTGAGGGTGTCAATAGATAAAGTTTTGGAAGGTACTGCCCCACTTCCTGTTCCCACAGAATTTCTCGAGCGTGTAGCAGATGCGGCCGAAAGTTTTGTCCAGTGGCCCAAGGAGCTAATTGTGATTGGAGATGAGGTACGCATATATCAAATTTTATag
- the LOC141594391 gene encoding uncharacterized protein LOC141594391: MVLEAKIFDVVLPSKVFFFETDKTIFVTEEDINQLLRMAFLNVSCIQLFMMYLQKHCEEKIEGSSSIAFLCPTIISQIGNDKELNNEVMKYVENSLYQMKNAGIVLVPFCQEMHWTLIILCPLVQEAYFCDPLSKKRDVTFKYLLQGAFRGFKARGGYTLKSGMSLKWSNLECPQQPGSTECGYYVMRYMLDIVRHYNQNITDYNKWFGSKKAYTVEEVDEVRDLWDTYLMTNHF; encoded by the exons ATGGTTCTTGAAGCAAAAATCTTTGACGTAGTCTTGCCATCGAAAGTATTTTTCTTTGAGACGGATAAAACTATATTTGTAACGGAGGAAGATATTAACCAGCTACTTCGCATGGCTTTCTTGAATGTGTCATGTATTCAATTGTTCATGAT GTATTTACAAAAGCATTGTGAGGAAAAAATTGAAGGCTCGTCTTCTATTGCTTTTTTATGTCCAACAATCATATCTCAAATAGGCAATGATAAAGAGCTTAATAATGAAGTTATGAAGTATGTGGAAAATAGCTTGTATCAAATGAAAAATGCTGGGATCGTCTTAGTACCATTTTGTCAAGA AATGCATTGGACGCTGATAATTCTTTGTCCACTTGTACAAGAAGCGTATTTTTGTGATCCTTTGTCTAAAAAACGTGATGTGACCTTTAAATACCTCTTACAAGG TGCGTTTCGAGGTTTTAAGGCTCGTGGAGGTTATACTTTGAAATCAGGGATGTCATTAAAATGGAGCAACTTGGAA TGTCCCCAACAACCTGGGAGTACAGAGTGCGGTTATTATGTCATGCGGTACATGTTAGATATTGTGAGGCACTACAATCAGAATATAACTGATTATAACAAG TGGTTTGGATCAAAAAAGGCTTATACCGTTGAAGAAGTGGACGAGGTTCGAGATCTATGGGATACTTATTTGATGACGAACCATTTCTAG